Sequence from the Candidatus Omnitrophota bacterium genome:
GCGGCTGGGCTGGAGACGGCCGCGAATGAAAAGAGCGCGTTGAAGAGCGAATATGATAAGCTGCTTGACGAAAAAGTCGCGTTAAAAGCTTCTTATGATAAGATGGCGGCCCAGGCAGCGAAAGATTTCCAGGTAAAGTCCGCGCCAAAAAAATAGATTATTTGTAAGCGTTATTTTACTGCGGCGGTGTAACTAACACCGCCGCAGTTTGTTTTTTATGGTAGAATAACAGTATGTTAAACGGCAAGAAAATAGTCGTAGTAATGCCGGCGTATAACGCGGCAAAGACTTTGGAAAAGACGTACCATGAGATACCGAGGGGCGTGGTCGATGATATTATTCTTACCGACGATCACTCAAACGATAACACCGTAAGCATCGCAAAAACACTTGGTTTGAGAACTATCGTTCACGACAGGAATTTAGGCTATGGCGGCAATCAGAAGACATGTTATCGGGAAGCGCTTAAATTAGGGGCGGACATAGTAGTAATGCTTCACCCTGACTACCAGTACCCTGCCAGACTCATAACACAGATGGCGGGACTGATATCAGAAGGCATGTTCGATGTAGTGCTGGGCTCGCGTGTACTTGGCAGTAAGGCCGTGAAAAGCGGTATGCCGGTATATAAATACGCGGCCAATAGGGTGCTCACTTTTCTGGAAAATAATATTGTAGGCGAAAGATTATCGGAATACCATACAGGATACAGGGCATTTTCGAAGGAGGTGCTTTTAAATATCCCTATACTGGAAAATTCAGATGATTTTGTATTCGATAGCCAGATAATATTACAAACGCTTTATTTCGGGTATAGGATAGGAGAGATAGCGTGTCCGGCGCAATATACCAAAGAGTCATCATCTATAAATTTTTTTCGCAGTGTTAAGTACGGCATAGGTGTATTAAGAGGAGCCTTGCAATATAAGCTTCAGAAAAAGTCTCTGAGTTCATTTCCTATATTCGATATTAGAGGCGCTAAAATAGTTGCTTAAAGATATTGACTTTTATGTGGCCGGTATGATAACATTTAAAATTACTTAAGGAGGTGTGGGATGAGAAAGTATTTGGTATATGCAGTACTGATATCCGCAATCATGACATTTGCCGCGGCGGGGCCGGTCTTCGCTCAGAGTGAAGATACCCAGGCTGCCGCAAAGGAAGAAGTAGCACAGACGAGCGCTGCCGCGACACCCGCAAAAGAAGAGGCACCAAAATTAAGCGAACTTTCCATATACGGCGAGGTACAGACGGTTAATGTACAGGCCCTCTCCATGATGGTGCAGTATTACGACTACGATAACGACGAAGAAAAATCCACAGAGATCACTCTTGACGGATCCTCAAAACTGGAAAATGCCAAGACCATAGCGGATATAAAGAAGGGCGATTGGGTAGACGTCACCTATATAGTAAGCGCCGGTAAGAATATCGCGAAAGTCATAAGCGTGGAAAAAGAAGAGCCCATTCAGGATGAAAACGCTCCGGAAGTCGAAGATTAACAGGGAGGTTTTTTCTTATGGCAAAAAGCTCCGCTCCGCACATCAGGGAGAGAAAGCAGTTCAGGTTTCCTTCAGGTTACGGCGATAATAAAATCGTAGTGCTTGTAAGAGACCCATGGTGGATATTCGCCTATTGGGAGATTCAACGCGGCAAAGAAGATGCCATCATAAAAAGGATAAAGTCCGAAGACGACGAAGTCTTAAAATCCATCCTACGTGTCTACGATGTTACCGATATAAGCTTCACAGGCTCTAATGCCCACTCCTATTTCGATATTGACCTAAAAGGACTTGCCAATACCTGGTATATAAATGTAGGCTCACCGGACAGGTCATGGCTGGTGGATATAGGCATAATAACTAAAAAAGGTAAATTTTATCTATTAGCAAGGTCCAATACCGTCAGAACGCCGCGTTATGGTATGTCGGATAAGCTGGATGCCGAATGGATGATGCCCGAAGATGAATACTGGAAGATGTTCGGCCTGTCGGGCGGTTTTGGTATAGGCAAAGGCTCTCTTGAAGTCCGGGAAATGTTCAATAAAAAATTGGAAGAGCAGATAAGTAGCGCGCAGATCTCCAGCGGCGCCTCGTTTTACAGGAAGCCCGAGGGTAGAAAATTCTGGCTCGTTGTAAATACGGAGCTTATCGTATATGGAGCCACAGAACCGGACGCAAAAGTCACCATCCAGGGCAAACCCATAGATTTAAGGCCGGATGGCAGCTTCACTTTAAGATCCGCACTGCCCGATGGCAAACAGGTTATACCCGTTGAGGCGACATCCTGCGACGGAATAGACAAGCGCAAAATTACACCTGTCGTCACAAGGAAGACGGAATAACCCATTATGCCCAAAGGATATTTAGCGATAGTTCTTCACGCGCACCTTCCTTTCATCCGCCATCCGGAACATGAAGACTTTCTCGAAGAAGACTGGTTTTTTGAAGCCATCACAGAAACGTATATCCCGCTGATAAAAGTATTCGACGATCTTATAAGAGATAAGGTCGATTTCAGGATTACCGTATCGGTCTCTCCTACTCTCATGTCCATGTTTATGGACGAACACCTTCAGAATAAGTATGTAAGACATTTAAATAAGCTGATAGAATTGTCCTGGAAAGAGATAGAGAGGACAAAATGGGATGACCGGTTCAATAAACTTGCCCATATGTATCACAATTCTTTTCTCGATGCGCGGCGCATATTCGTAGATGAGTATAAGAAAGACCTAAACAACGCTTTTAGGCGTTTTCAGGATTTGGGAAGGCTGGAAGTTATCACCTGCGGTGCCACTCATGGGTATTTTCCTCTGATGGAGGTGGAAAGAAAAGCCTCTGTCAGGGCGCAGGTCAAGGTCGCGGCGGATCTTTATCAAAAGGTTTATGGAAAAAAGCCCCTTGGAATATGGCTTCCGGAATGCGGGTATAATCCGGGCGATGAGGAGATCTTAAAAGAGCAGGGCATAAGATACTTCTTCGTTGATACGCACGGTGTTTTATTCGGTAACCCCCGGCCAAGATTTGGAGTATTTAATCCTTATCTATGTAAAAATGGCGTCGCTGTTTTAGGGCGCGACATGGAGTCGTCCAAAGCCGTGTGGAGCGCGGTAGAGGGTTACCCGGGAGATTGTAACTACAGGGAATTCTACAGAGATATAGGTTTTGATCTGGACTACGAATATATAAAGCCCTATATAAATCCTGACGGAGTCAGAATAAATACCGGTATAAAATATTACAGAATAACAGGGACGTCAAACGCAAAAGAGCCGTATTCGCCGGAAATTGCCCGCGAGACGGCCGCAAGCCATGCCGGAAATTTTATGTTCAACAGGGAAAAGCAGGTTGAATATTTGCAGGGCCAGATGGGCGACAGGCTCCCGCTTCTCGTCTCTCCATATGACGCCGAGCTTTATGGTCACTGGTGGTATGAAGGCCCTATGTGGCTCGATTTTCTTATCCGCAAGATGCATTATGACCAGAAAAATATAGCTTTAGCCACGCCCGGCGATTATCTTAAGATGCACAAGAAATTTCAGGTGCTTGCGCCCGCGTTTTCCAGCTGGGGCTGGAAGGGTTATTCCGAGATGTGGCTGGAGGGTTCCAATGACTGGGTATACAGGCATGTCCACAAAATGGCCGAACGTATGGTAGAAGTCGCGAATACTTACAAAAACGCGAAGGGCTTGGTGCGCAGAGCCTTAAACCAGATGGCCAGGGAGCTGTTGCTGGCGCAATCAAGCGACTGGGCGTTTATCATGAAGACGGGTTCTCACGTACCTTACGCGGTCGAACGCTTAAGGGAGCATGCCGAGCATTTTAATGAGCTATATGAAGAGGTAAAAGAAAATTCTGTCGATGAAACATATATAAAAGAGTGCGAATATAAATATAATATCTTTCCGGATATAGATTATTCCGTCTATGCCACCTGATGTAAAACCCGCTAAAAAATTATCGATCGCTTTTCTGTGGCACATGCATCAGCCCTGTTACAAAGACACCATAACAGGCAGATACTACATGCCATGGGCAAGGTTTCATGCCATCAAAGATTATTTTCCGATGGCCGCGCTATTGGAAGATTTCGATAATATAAGAATGACATTCAACCTTGTTCCGTCCCTTTTGGAGCAGATACATGATTATGCCCACAATGATGCTACCGACGCGCTTTTGGACCTTACGAGAAAGAAGGCGTCCTCACTTACCGAGGATGATAAGCTGGATATACTGGAAAATTTCTTCAGGGTAAATTTTAAGAATTTCATAGAGCCGAATGAACGCTACTCGGAGCTTCTTATGAAGAAGGGCCTTGCGAATGTTTCTGACCGCGCGATGAAAAAGA
This genomic interval carries:
- a CDS encoding DUF4912 domain-containing protein, with the translated sequence MAKSSAPHIRERKQFRFPSGYGDNKIVVLVRDPWWIFAYWEIQRGKEDAIIKRIKSEDDEVLKSILRVYDVTDISFTGSNAHSYFDIDLKGLANTWYINVGSPDRSWLVDIGIITKKGKFYLLARSNTVRTPRYGMSDKLDAEWMMPEDEYWKMFGLSGGFGIGKGSLEVREMFNKKLEEQISSAQISSGASFYRKPEGRKFWLVVNTELIVYGATEPDAKVTIQGKPIDLRPDGSFTLRSALPDGKQVIPVEATSCDGIDKRKITPVVTRKTE
- a CDS encoding DUF1957 domain-containing protein, whose product is MPKGYLAIVLHAHLPFIRHPEHEDFLEEDWFFEAITETYIPLIKVFDDLIRDKVDFRITVSVSPTLMSMFMDEHLQNKYVRHLNKLIELSWKEIERTKWDDRFNKLAHMYHNSFLDARRIFVDEYKKDLNNAFRRFQDLGRLEVITCGATHGYFPLMEVERKASVRAQVKVAADLYQKVYGKKPLGIWLPECGYNPGDEEILKEQGIRYFFVDTHGVLFGNPRPRFGVFNPYLCKNGVAVLGRDMESSKAVWSAVEGYPGDCNYREFYRDIGFDLDYEYIKPYINPDGVRINTGIKYYRITGTSNAKEPYSPEIARETAASHAGNFMFNREKQVEYLQGQMGDRLPLLVSPYDAELYGHWWYEGPMWLDFLIRKMHYDQKNIALATPGDYLKMHKKFQVLAPAFSSWGWKGYSEMWLEGSNDWVYRHVHKMAERMVEVANTYKNAKGLVRRALNQMARELLLAQSSDWAFIMKTGSHVPYAVERLREHAEHFNELYEEVKENSVDETYIKECEYKYNIFPDIDYSVYAT
- a CDS encoding glycosyltransferase family 2 protein, which codes for MLNGKKIVVVMPAYNAAKTLEKTYHEIPRGVVDDIILTDDHSNDNTVSIAKTLGLRTIVHDRNLGYGGNQKTCYREALKLGADIVVMLHPDYQYPARLITQMAGLISEGMFDVVLGSRVLGSKAVKSGMPVYKYAANRVLTFLENNIVGERLSEYHTGYRAFSKEVLLNIPILENSDDFVFDSQIILQTLYFGYRIGEIACPAQYTKESSSINFFRSVKYGIGVLRGALQYKLQKKSLSSFPIFDIRGAKIVA